The Sphingobacterium bambusae genome includes a window with the following:
- a CDS encoding acyl-CoA dehydrogenase family protein has translation MQATLLTDEHQTFRETLRAFIRKEIAPHVDQWEKEGQIDRSIWKKMGDMGFMGLNYPEAYGGLDLDFYYSMIFCEELSYCYSGGFTISALVIQYMSAPYLLKHGSSALKERYLPGIIAGDLVSAVAITEPGAGSDVKNIKTTAIRRGDYYYVSGSKTFITNGYYGDFFITAVKTDPSKGSKGISLLLIDRNAVGVQANKLEKLGWHASDTAELHFDEVEVPVANLLGEEGAGFQYLMDGLQLERLTAAIHSLATAESALQYTLEYIGKREAFGKRLQDLQVLRHRIATMFAALETTKAFIYHCCDLQQWGRYAVKECSIAKLQASELAVDIVNRCLQLFGGYGFTEDYKIARLYRDVRVGTIIAGTSEIMLEIIAKMLIDGVDYNRKKQ, from the coding sequence ATGCAGGCAACATTACTGACAGATGAGCATCAAACATTTCGCGAAACTTTACGGGCGTTTATACGCAAGGAGATAGCTCCCCATGTGGATCAATGGGAAAAAGAAGGACAGATCGACCGTTCCATTTGGAAAAAGATGGGCGACATGGGCTTTATGGGCCTCAACTATCCTGAAGCATATGGAGGACTGGATCTGGATTTCTACTACAGCATGATTTTTTGTGAAGAACTCTCCTATTGTTATTCGGGTGGATTTACAATTTCGGCATTGGTGATACAATATATGTCGGCACCATATCTCCTAAAACATGGATCTTCTGCACTGAAGGAGCGCTACTTGCCGGGCATTATCGCCGGCGATTTGGTAAGCGCGGTGGCGATCACCGAACCGGGCGCCGGATCAGACGTCAAGAATATTAAAACGACAGCCATTCGCCGCGGTGACTATTACTATGTCAGCGGATCAAAAACTTTTATCACCAATGGCTATTACGGCGACTTTTTTATCACCGCCGTGAAGACCGACCCTTCCAAAGGAAGCAAGGGCATTAGCCTATTGCTGATCGACCGAAACGCGGTTGGCGTGCAGGCCAATAAATTGGAAAAATTGGGTTGGCATGCGTCGGATACCGCCGAATTGCATTTCGATGAGGTGGAAGTTCCGGTGGCCAACCTGCTTGGCGAGGAGGGCGCTGGGTTTCAATACCTGATGGACGGGCTGCAATTGGAGCGGCTTACGGCGGCCATCCATAGCTTGGCAACAGCCGAGTCTGCATTACAGTATACCTTGGAGTATATAGGCAAGCGCGAGGCCTTCGGTAAGAGATTGCAGGATTTACAAGTTTTGCGGCACCGGATAGCGACCATGTTTGCCGCATTAGAGACCACCAAAGCATTTATCTACCATTGCTGCGATCTGCAACAATGGGGGCGCTATGCGGTGAAGGAATGTTCCATTGCCAAATTGCAGGCCAGCGAATTAGCCGTCGATATTGTGAACCGCTGTTTGCAGCTCTTTGGGGGCTATGGCTTTACCGAAGACTATAAGATCGCTCGGCTCTATCGCGATGTGCGTGTGGGAACGATTATCGCCGGCACCTCGGAAATTATGCTGGAGATCATCGCTAAGATGCTGATCGACGGCGTGGATTACAACCGGAAAAAGCAATAA